The Nocardia terpenica genome has a segment encoding these proteins:
- a CDS encoding LVIVD repeat-containing protein: MVRWSGIRRSRPMVAVAAALLAAAVLPVGGASADLQSDIATQVQQFLDIGRTSVPRADCGPGSMPETGLQGDVPAADRDSRRSMRGYSCNMSFVGGYAGRGGGITSTTYDHCSYTGSFFPGNLLGPAQGVQVIDAADPAHPVLTATLTEPAMLAGTWESLKVNEARKLLVGTGVPLVEGAGYLSVYDISDCAHPRLLNPGPGSNLAMPLPITTHEGGFSPDGRTYWASGIAPGFVSAVDLTDPANPHVIWQGLTGIEAHGFGISPDGNRMYLSALGGFTVLDISAVQRRDPNPQVNHIGRVFWTDGWATQHSIPVTYGGKPYLFTADEGGSGGVKLVDISDENNPKVVDKIKLEINLPEHQDSMLASAMGGSVFAYDSHYCAADRPADPTALACGWESSGIRVFDVRDPFHVREIAYYNPPARTGQNLQLWNSPHALGSLIGPPAMEGFSIARAILDGKFDPARALSPRSGMLALGDVSTDWCFAPPEWHGSQLWTTCNDNGFMVLQLGNDVYSPPADQHSIVGS, from the coding sequence ATGGTGCGGTGGTCAGGGATTCGGCGGTCCAGGCCGATGGTGGCGGTGGCGGCCGCGCTGCTGGCGGCGGCGGTGCTGCCGGTCGGCGGCGCGTCGGCGGATCTGCAGTCCGATATCGCCACGCAGGTGCAGCAGTTCCTCGACATCGGGCGGACATCGGTGCCGCGTGCGGACTGCGGTCCGGGGTCGATGCCGGAAACCGGCCTGCAGGGCGATGTTCCGGCCGCCGATCGCGACAGTCGCCGCAGCATGCGGGGATACAGCTGCAATATGTCGTTCGTCGGCGGCTATGCCGGGCGCGGCGGCGGCATCACCTCCACCACCTACGACCACTGCTCCTACACCGGCTCGTTCTTCCCGGGCAATCTGCTCGGCCCGGCGCAGGGCGTGCAGGTCATCGATGCCGCCGATCCCGCGCATCCGGTGCTGACCGCGACGCTCACCGAACCGGCCATGCTGGCCGGGACCTGGGAGAGCCTGAAGGTGAACGAGGCGCGAAAGCTGTTGGTGGGCACCGGGGTTCCGCTCGTCGAGGGCGCGGGCTACCTGTCGGTGTACGACATCTCCGACTGCGCCCATCCGCGGCTGCTGAATCCGGGTCCGGGCTCGAATCTGGCCATGCCGCTGCCGATCACGACGCACGAGGGCGGATTCTCGCCGGACGGCCGGACCTACTGGGCCTCGGGCATCGCACCCGGTTTCGTCTCCGCGGTGGATCTGACCGATCCGGCCAACCCGCACGTGATCTGGCAGGGACTGACCGGAATCGAGGCGCACGGCTTCGGGATCAGCCCCGACGGCAATCGCATGTATCTGTCGGCGCTGGGCGGTTTCACGGTGCTCGATATCAGCGCCGTGCAGCGCCGCGACCCGAACCCGCAGGTCAACCACATCGGGCGAGTGTTCTGGACCGACGGCTGGGCGACCCAGCACAGCATTCCGGTCACCTACGGCGGCAAGCCGTATCTGTTCACCGCGGACGAGGGTGGTTCGGGCGGAGTGAAACTCGTCGACATCTCCGACGAGAACAACCCGAAGGTGGTCGACAAGATCAAGCTGGAGATCAACCTGCCCGAGCATCAGGACAGCATGCTGGCCTCGGCCATGGGCGGGTCGGTGTTCGCCTACGATTCGCACTACTGCGCGGCCGACCGGCCCGCCGATCCCACCGCGCTGGCGTGCGGGTGGGAGTCCTCGGGCATCCGGGTGTTCGATGTGCGCGACCCGTTCCACGTGCGCGAGATCGCCTACTACAACCCGCCCGCCCGCACGGGACAGAATCTGCAGCTGTGGAATTCGCCGCACGCGCTCGGCTCGCTGATCGGACCCCCTGCGATGGAGGGCTTCTCGATCGCCCGCGCCATCCTGGACGGGAAATTCGATCCGGCCCGGGCACTGTCGCCGCGCAGCGGCATGCTCGCGCTCGGCGACGTCTCGACCGACTGGTGTTTCGCGCCGCCGGAGTGGCACGGCAGCCAGCTGTGGACCACCTGTAACGACAACGGTTTCATGGTGCTACAGCTCGGCAACGACGTGTATTCGCCACCGGCGGACCAGCATTCGATCGTGGGCTCGTAG
- a CDS encoding MFS transporter: protein MAAITGTAVPTGQQRVWGLPIFVLGGLQLLVVLDGTVVALALPRIRAALDLSTAAGNWIISAYVLAFGGLMLLGGRLGDAFGRRRVFAGGVAAFTLTSLLCGLAWNEASLIAGRALQGMSAAVAAPTAMALIATTYAPGRARSRAFAVYAALTGVGSVVGLIAGGVLTEVSWRLVFLINVPIGALVAVGAVVCLRESQGERLPLDVAGAISATAGITLLVFAVNEGPGGWGRPVVVFPALVAAVLLAVFLTVERRAANPILPFALFRNRSRVAALVSIVLAGAMIMCLAVYVSRYLQEALRYSPLRSGLAVVPFAFGLAAAAAIASRLALRFQPRWLVLLGGAIVLVGCVYAAVLAPHRPAYLPWFLVPVLTIGFGLGLAVIPLTLSVVAGVRATEIGPITALANVAQDLGGAVGLVIVGAIVGTGTASPGALEHNPSARQLRTVAETCGLAFACCAALAVAAGIVVLAMRFTPEDVAEGQAAQQVAHS from the coding sequence ATGGCAGCGATTACCGGCACGGCCGTACCGACGGGACAGCAGCGGGTCTGGGGGTTACCGATCTTCGTGCTCGGCGGGCTGCAATTGCTGGTGGTGCTGGACGGGACCGTCGTCGCGCTCGCGCTGCCGCGGATCCGGGCGGCGCTGGATCTGTCCACCGCCGCGGGGAACTGGATCATCTCCGCGTATGTGCTCGCGTTCGGCGGGCTCATGCTGCTGGGCGGGCGGCTCGGCGACGCGTTCGGGCGCCGACGGGTGTTCGCGGGCGGGGTGGCGGCGTTCACGCTGACCTCGCTGCTGTGCGGGCTGGCGTGGAACGAGGCGAGCCTGATCGCGGGCCGGGCGCTACAGGGCATGTCGGCGGCGGTCGCGGCGCCCACGGCCATGGCCCTGATCGCCACCACCTATGCGCCGGGCCGGGCGCGCAGCCGGGCGTTCGCGGTGTACGCGGCGCTCACCGGGGTCGGGTCGGTGGTCGGACTGATCGCGGGCGGGGTGCTCACCGAGGTGTCGTGGCGGCTGGTGTTCCTGATCAATGTGCCGATCGGGGCGCTGGTCGCGGTCGGTGCCGTGGTGTGCCTGCGGGAATCGCAAGGGGAGCGGCTGCCGTTGGATGTGGCCGGTGCCATCTCGGCGACGGCGGGGATCACGCTGCTGGTCTTCGCGGTGAACGAAGGCCCGGGCGGCTGGGGACGGCCCGTGGTCGTCTTCCCGGCACTGGTCGCGGCGGTGCTGCTGGCGGTGTTCCTGACCGTCGAGCGGCGGGCGGCCAATCCGATCCTGCCGTTCGCCCTGTTCCGCAACCGAAGCCGGGTCGCCGCGCTGGTGTCGATCGTCCTCGCCGGAGCGATGATCATGTGCCTGGCCGTGTACGTGTCCCGGTATCTGCAAGAGGCGCTGCGGTATTCGCCGCTGCGCAGCGGACTGGCCGTGGTGCCCTTCGCCTTCGGGCTGGCCGCCGCCGCGGCGATCGCCTCGCGGCTGGCGCTGCGGTTCCAGCCGCGCTGGCTGGTATTGCTCGGCGGCGCAATCGTTCTCGTCGGCTGCGTGTACGCGGCCGTGCTCGCCCCGCACCGGCCCGCGTATCTGCCGTGGTTCCTGGTTCCGGTGCTGACCATCGGATTCGGCCTGGGGCTGGCGGTGATTCCGCTGACGCTCTCGGTGGTGGCCGGTGTCCGGGCCACCGAGATCGGGCCGATCACGGCGCTCGCGAATGTGGCCCAGGACCTCGGCGGCGCGGTCGGACTCGTGATCGTCGGGGCGATCGTCGGCACGGGGACGGCGTCGCCCGGTGCGCTCGAACACAATCCGTCGGCACGGCAGTTGCGGACCGTCGCCGAAACGTGCGGGCTGGCCTTCGCGTGCTGCGCCGCCCTCGCCGTGGCCGCCGGAATCGTGGTGCTGGCCATGCGATTCACGCCGGAGGACGTCGCCGAGGGGCAGGCCGCCCAGCAGGTCGCGCACTCCTGA
- a CDS encoding 3-methyladenine DNA glycosylase, whose translation MSRTATGIRVLPESAWRARAAAHRDRADELVRPYLEHRAAGMKHPVIDFLFTYYGHKPAQLRRWHPGYGVALANATEYAGSRGYHQVSGPAWTASPDFLSRRRDTIRFVANLLRATASRPPQLSCFGLHEWAMVYRTDAVRHEQVPLRLTPAATDAVVESMSLRCTHFDAFRFFTPEAAPRNAEPLTRDDQVRREQPGCLHANMDLYKWGFKLIPLIDAELLLDCFALACAARELDMRASPYDLSEFGYSPVPIETPAGRAEYVRAQAQLAERAEPLRARLLGAAEALLAVDLAE comes from the coding sequence ATGAGCAGGACGGCCACGGGAATTCGCGTGCTACCCGAGTCCGCATGGCGGGCTCGGGCGGCCGCGCATCGGGACCGGGCCGACGAGCTGGTCCGCCCGTATCTGGAGCACCGCGCCGCCGGGATGAAACACCCCGTCATCGACTTCCTGTTCACCTACTACGGCCACAAACCGGCCCAGCTGCGGCGCTGGCATCCGGGTTACGGCGTGGCCCTGGCGAATGCGACGGAGTACGCCGGATCGCGCGGCTACCACCAGGTTTCGGGACCCGCCTGGACCGCCTCCCCCGACTTCCTCTCCCGCCGCCGCGACACCATCCGCTTCGTGGCGAATCTTCTGCGCGCCACCGCATCCCGGCCGCCGCAGCTGTCCTGCTTCGGATTGCACGAGTGGGCGATGGTGTACCGGACCGACGCGGTGCGCCACGAGCAGGTGCCGCTGCGCCTGACGCCCGCCGCCACCGATGCGGTGGTGGAGTCGATGTCGTTGCGCTGCACGCATTTCGACGCGTTCCGCTTCTTCACCCCGGAGGCGGCGCCGCGCAATGCGGAACCGCTCACCCGCGACGATCAGGTGCGCCGCGAGCAGCCCGGCTGCCTGCACGCGAACATGGACCTCTACAAGTGGGGTTTCAAGCTGATCCCGCTGATCGATGCCGAACTGCTGCTGGACTGCTTCGCCCTGGCCTGCGCCGCACGCGAACTCGACATGCGGGCCAGCCCGTACGACCTGTCCGAATTCGGCTATTCCCCGGTGCCGATCGAAACCCCGGCCGGGCGAGCCGAATACGTGCGGGCGCAGGCGCAGCTGGCCGAGCGGGCCGAACCGCTGCGGGCACGGTTGCTCGGCGCGGCCGAGGCGCTGCTCGCCGTCGATCTCGCGGAGTGA
- a CDS encoding hemolysin family protein gives MGDLFGVLLTLILLAGNAFYVAAEFALISARRDRLEILAAQGKRGAHTVIRAGEHLSMMLAAAQLGVTICSLLLGRIGEPAAAHLLQRPFDLAGLPDQLLHPVSFALSLAIVVMLHMLLGEMIPKNIALAGPERVALLLVPIMLAWLRLARPLIVFYNKAANLSLRALRIEPKDELDATVSSVELAEMIGESRSQGLLDEEEHRRLTQALGTTDRIVADVMVPLAKTRSVPLRGDGTTLGDIENAVAETGFSRYPVRAHDGSLVGYLHVKDVLDKVADDAAGPSTPIPRTDIRPLPTVSMGTTLYEALARQRRTNSHLGRVIDSRGNTVGIVALEDLVEEFVGTVRDATHRIAE, from the coding sequence ATGGGTGACCTGTTCGGCGTGCTGCTGACGCTGATCCTGCTGGCGGGCAACGCCTTCTACGTCGCCGCCGAGTTCGCGCTCATCTCCGCCCGCCGCGATCGGCTGGAAATCCTTGCCGCCCAAGGTAAGCGGGGCGCGCACACGGTCATCCGCGCGGGCGAGCACCTGTCCATGATGCTGGCCGCCGCGCAGCTGGGCGTCACCATCTGCTCGCTGCTGCTGGGCCGCATCGGCGAACCGGCGGCGGCGCACCTGCTGCAGCGGCCGTTCGATCTGGCCGGGCTGCCGGATCAGCTGCTGCATCCGGTCTCGTTCGCGCTGTCGCTGGCGATCGTGGTCATGCTGCACATGCTGCTGGGCGAGATGATCCCGAAGAACATCGCCCTGGCCGGTCCGGAACGCGTTGCGCTGCTGCTGGTTCCGATCATGCTGGCGTGGCTGCGGCTGGCCCGCCCGCTCATCGTGTTCTACAACAAGGCCGCCAACCTGAGCCTGCGCGCGCTGCGCATCGAGCCCAAGGACGAGCTCGACGCGACGGTGTCGTCGGTGGAGCTGGCGGAGATGATCGGCGAGTCACGCTCGCAGGGCCTGCTCGACGAGGAGGAGCACCGCCGCCTCACCCAGGCGCTGGGCACCACCGACCGCATCGTCGCGGATGTGATGGTGCCGCTGGCGAAGACGCGGTCGGTGCCGCTGCGCGGCGACGGCACCACGCTCGGCGATATCGAGAACGCGGTCGCCGAGACCGGGTTCTCCCGCTATCCCGTGCGCGCCCACGACGGCTCGCTGGTCGGCTACCTGCACGTGAAGGACGTGCTGGACAAGGTCGCCGACGACGCGGCCGGACCGTCGACGCCCATCCCCCGCACCGATATCCGCCCGCTGCCGACGGTCAGCATGGGCACCACGCTGTACGAGGCGCTGGCCCGGCAGCGGCGCACCAACAGCCATCTCGGCCGGGTGATCGACAGCCGCGGCAATACCGTCGGCATCGTGGCGCTCGAGGATCTGGTGGAGGAGTTCGTGGGCACGGTGCGCGACGCCACCCACCGGATCGCGGAATGA
- a CDS encoding ferredoxin, which yields MRLAVDRDRCCGSGMCSLLAASVFDQSADDGRVLLLTPVPPPDQQGAARRAVDTCPVGAIREVVE from the coding sequence ATGCGGCTCGCGGTGGACCGGGACCGCTGCTGCGGTTCGGGAATGTGCTCGCTGCTCGCCGCGAGCGTCTTCGACCAGAGCGCCGACGACGGCCGCGTGCTGCTGCTGACGCCGGTGCCGCCGCCGGACCAGCAGGGCGCGGCCCGCCGGGCGGTGGACACCTGCCCGGTCGGCGCGATCCGCGAGGTGGTCGAGTAG
- a CDS encoding cytochrome P450 translates to MTESSTGAVTLPLVRDPDRPFDPPAELAELCRTRPLTRMTFPDGHLGWLVTGHEVARAMVADPRFSVRYELMHNPLNDVDMIGIPAAPGDLSGVDAPQHTRLRRALTAQFTVRRMNLLTERIRQITDEHLDAMARHGGPIDLVEYYAAPIPALMICELLGVPYGDHDFFREQISAVTAPESIEAMGEAWTRLAEYIKELAVAKRAAPTDDVLSTLTTTDLTDEELAGMGTFLLGAGMETTRSMIALGTFALLEHREQFDALRGDPDLAEGAVEELLRYLSIAHTGGRTALEDLELAGETIREGETVAIAVNAINRDPRRFDDPDTLDIRRRAVGHLAFGHGVHQCLGQQLARVELRVALPALAIRFPTLRLAVPRTEVSLRIGNILGVDRLPVTWES, encoded by the coding sequence ATGACCGAATCATCCACCGGCGCAGTGACATTGCCCCTCGTCCGCGATCCGGACCGACCGTTCGATCCCCCCGCGGAGCTGGCGGAGTTGTGCCGGACGCGCCCGTTGACGCGGATGACGTTCCCGGACGGGCACCTCGGCTGGCTGGTGACCGGGCACGAGGTGGCGCGGGCGATGGTCGCCGACCCCCGGTTCAGCGTGCGCTACGAGCTGATGCACAACCCGCTGAACGACGTCGACATGATCGGGATCCCCGCGGCCCCCGGCGATCTCAGCGGGGTCGATGCCCCGCAGCACACCCGGCTGCGCCGAGCGCTGACGGCCCAGTTCACCGTGCGCCGGATGAACCTGCTGACCGAGCGCATCCGGCAGATCACCGACGAGCACCTCGACGCCATGGCGCGGCACGGGGGGCCGATCGATCTGGTCGAGTACTACGCGGCTCCGATTCCCGCCCTGATGATCTGCGAACTGCTCGGCGTGCCCTACGGCGACCACGACTTCTTCCGCGAGCAGATCTCGGCGGTCACGGCGCCCGAGTCGATCGAGGCGATGGGCGAGGCGTGGACGCGATTGGCGGAGTACATCAAGGAATTGGCCGTGGCCAAGCGCGCCGCGCCCACCGACGATGTGCTCAGCACGCTGACCACCACCGATCTCACCGACGAGGAACTGGCCGGGATGGGTACGTTCCTGCTGGGGGCGGGGATGGAGACCACCCGCAGCATGATCGCGCTGGGCACGTTCGCGCTGCTGGAACACCGGGAGCAGTTCGACGCGCTGCGCGGCGATCCCGATCTGGCCGAGGGCGCGGTCGAGGAACTGCTGCGCTATCTGAGCATCGCGCACACCGGTGGCCGGACCGCGCTCGAGGATCTCGAACTGGCCGGTGAGACGATCCGGGAGGGGGAGACGGTGGCCATCGCCGTCAACGCCATCAATCGCGATCCGCGGCGCTTCGACGACCCGGACACCCTCGACATCCGGCGGCGCGCGGTCGGGCACCTGGCGTTCGGGCACGGCGTGCACCAGTGCCTGGGCCAGCAGCTGGCGCGCGTGGAACTGCGGGTCGCCCTGCCCGCGTTGGCGATCCGGTTCCCGACGCTGCGGCTGGCGGTGCCGCGCACGGAGGTGTCGCTGCGGATCGGGAACATCCTCGGCGTGGACCGGCTCCCGGTCACCTGGGAGTCGTGA
- a CDS encoding SDR family NAD(P)-dependent oxidoreductase encodes MLSDRVVVVTGGSRGLGREMVLGFARAGADVVIASRQYEACAALADRVRDTYGRRALPVACNVSDWTQCDALADACYAEFGRVDVLVNNAGLSPLYPSLDQVSEALFDKVIGVNLKGPFRLSALIGARMAAAGGGSIINVSSLEAVRPEPFAVPYAAAKAGLNALTLGLAQTYGPSVRVNTIQCGPFATDISTAWPDELRTQLSAHTAAGRVGEPHEIVGAALYFADPAASGYCSGATLALDGGWR; translated from the coding sequence ATGCTGTCGGACAGGGTCGTCGTGGTCACCGGCGGCAGCCGGGGCCTGGGGCGCGAGATGGTGCTCGGGTTCGCGCGGGCCGGTGCCGACGTGGTGATCGCCAGCCGTCAATACGAGGCGTGCGCGGCGCTCGCCGACCGGGTGCGCGACACCTACGGCCGCCGGGCCCTGCCGGTGGCGTGCAATGTGAGCGACTGGACGCAGTGCGATGCGCTGGCCGATGCCTGCTACGCCGAGTTCGGCCGGGTCGACGTGCTGGTCAACAATGCGGGCCTGTCCCCGCTGTACCCGAGCCTGGACCAAGTGAGCGAGGCGCTGTTCGACAAGGTGATCGGCGTGAATCTCAAGGGGCCGTTCCGGCTTTCGGCGCTGATCGGGGCGCGCATGGCCGCGGCGGGCGGCGGGTCGATCATCAACGTGTCCTCGCTCGAGGCCGTGCGGCCGGAACCGTTCGCGGTGCCCTACGCCGCGGCCAAGGCCGGATTGAACGCGCTCACACTGGGATTGGCGCAGACCTACGGACCTTCGGTGCGGGTCAACACGATTCAGTGCGGGCCCTTCGCCACCGACATCTCCACCGCCTGGCCCGACGAACTGCGCACCCAGCTGAGCGCGCACACCGCCGCGGGCCGGGTCGGCGAACCGCACGAGATCGTCGGCGCGGCACTGTATTTCGCCGACCCGGCCGCCTCCGGCTACTGCTCGGGCGCGACGCTGGCGCTGGACGGGGGCTGGCGATGA
- a CDS encoding TetR/AcrR family transcriptional regulator, producing MTAAPVRRRGRPPASTAGETRERIVRAAVELFAEKGFHATGVAEIGDRADVQRGALYYHIGSKEELLFQILRGYTELMYAEARAITDGPDDPITQLRKLIHSHLRLIIEHRREVAIQLRDVAALTGDRAADLQQLRDRVQHRWQRVIDAGHAAGLLRTADHVVTNSVLAMLNSVTLWYRPHGGRSPDEIADILAATVLDGITAPTHHTKG from the coding sequence ATGACCGCCGCCCCGGTGCGTCGCCGGGGCCGCCCGCCCGCCTCGACGGCCGGGGAGACCCGTGAGCGCATCGTGCGCGCCGCCGTGGAGCTGTTCGCGGAGAAGGGCTTCCACGCCACCGGCGTCGCCGAGATCGGTGACCGCGCCGACGTGCAGCGCGGGGCGCTGTACTACCACATAGGCTCCAAGGAGGAGCTGCTGTTCCAGATCCTGCGCGGCTACACCGAACTCATGTACGCCGAGGCCCGCGCGATCACCGACGGCCCCGACGACCCGATCACCCAGCTGCGCAAGCTGATCCACAGCCACCTGCGGCTGATCATCGAACACCGCCGTGAGGTCGCCATCCAGCTGCGCGACGTCGCCGCCCTCACCGGCGACCGCGCCGCCGACCTGCAACAGCTGCGCGACCGGGTGCAGCACCGCTGGCAGCGGGTGATCGACGCCGGGCACGCCGCCGGGCTGCTGCGCACCGCCGATCACGTCGTCACCAACAGCGTTCTCGCCATGCTGAATTCGGTCACCCTCTGGTACCGCCCGCACGGCGGGCGCAGCCCGGACGAGATCGCCGACATCCTCGCCGCCACCGTTCTCGACGGCATCACCGCACCCACCCATCACACGAAAGGCTGA
- a CDS encoding DUF305 domain-containing protein has protein sequence MGAALRPLVLPEHVAPSRVLDDTEIGFAQDMTAHHQQAILMVARLDPHADPGVLQLARQIDQTQRVEIGTMLGWLRLANAAPTAAHPMAWMHEDTLAAHHHSAATPAPAPDAMPGLATMAELDRLSAARGRDAEVLFLQLMYRHHQGGITMARAADHEIASGPVKETARSMIVSQSQECGLMALMLSQRGAQPLP, from the coding sequence ATGGGCGCCGCGCTGCGCCCCCTGGTGCTGCCCGAGCACGTCGCCCCGTCCCGCGTGCTCGACGATACCGAGATCGGTTTCGCCCAGGACATGACCGCGCATCACCAGCAGGCGATCCTGATGGTGGCTCGGCTCGATCCGCACGCCGACCCGGGTGTGTTACAGCTGGCGCGCCAGATCGATCAGACCCAGCGGGTGGAGATCGGCACCATGCTCGGCTGGCTCCGGTTGGCCAATGCCGCACCGACCGCCGCCCATCCGATGGCCTGGATGCACGAGGATACCCTTGCCGCCCACCATCATTCGGCCGCCACCCCCGCCCCGGCCCCCGACGCGATGCCCGGCCTGGCCACCATGGCCGAGCTCGACCGACTCTCCGCCGCCCGCGGCCGGGACGCGGAAGTCCTGTTCCTGCAACTGATGTACCGCCACCACCAGGGCGGCATCACCATGGCCCGAGCCGCCGACCACGAGATCGCCTCCGGCCCCGTGAAGGAGACCGCCCGCAGCATGATCGTCTCCCAGAGCCAGGAGTGCGGGCTGATGGCCCTCATGCTGAGTCAGCGTGGGGCACAACCACTTCCGTAG
- a CDS encoding helix-turn-helix domain-containing protein, with protein MNATLEHMPGHRLTYRDRRAITAGLSAGLTYAEIARQLDRPTSTVTREVNRNGGPAGYRAEPAQRSTDERARRRPLPPRADGPTPSDPDVVREVGEQLIDMIVAVGLSRTAARVFVHLCLSDDDSRTAAQLVQSLRVSPASVSKAIRFLEENGMVRRERDGRRERYRIGPDIWSRVSMISAQKDRAAADLAWRAAAVLGADTPAGSRLADMAWCFETVLRIETLGAEMLAAFPHPPAQFRPDKLIPEHTPSGSVACPSCGTAVPVPVPVG; from the coding sequence ATGAATGCCACTCTGGAGCACATGCCGGGACATCGACTCACCTACCGCGACCGCCGCGCCATCACCGCGGGGCTGTCCGCCGGACTGACCTACGCCGAGATCGCCCGGCAGCTGGACCGCCCGACCTCCACCGTGACCCGGGAGGTCAACCGCAACGGCGGCCCCGCCGGTTATCGGGCCGAACCGGCGCAGCGCTCCACCGACGAGCGCGCCCGCCGCCGCCCCCTGCCGCCCCGCGCCGACGGGCCGACACCCTCGGACCCGGACGTGGTCCGCGAGGTGGGCGAACAGCTCATCGACATGATCGTCGCCGTGGGCCTGTCCCGGACGGCGGCGCGGGTGTTCGTCCACCTGTGTCTGTCCGACGACGACAGCCGCACCGCGGCGCAACTGGTGCAGAGCCTGCGGGTCAGCCCGGCCTCGGTCTCCAAGGCCATTCGCTTCCTCGAGGAGAACGGCATGGTCCGCCGCGAGCGCGACGGCCGGCGCGAGCGCTACCGCATCGGCCCCGATATCTGGTCCCGCGTCTCCATGATCAGCGCCCAAAAGGACCGGGCGGCAGCCGATCTGGCGTGGCGCGCGGCCGCTGTCCTCGGCGCCGACACCCCGGCCGGGTCCCGGCTGGCCGATATGGCGTGGTGTTTCGAGACGGTGCTGCGCATCGAGACGCTCGGCGCCGAAATGCTCGCGGCCTTCCCGCATCCGCCGGCGCAGTTCCGGCCCGACAAGCTGATTCCGGAGCACACGCCGTCCGGCAGCGTCGCGTGCCCGTCCTGCGGCACGGCCGTGCCCGTGCCCGTCCCGGTGGGGTAG
- a CDS encoding acyl-CoA dehydrogenase family protein translates to MAWDFETDPDYQRKLDWVAEFVRTEVEPLDLTDLNPYNRTDPQVRALLRPLQAQVREQGLWACHLAPELGGPGYGQLKLALLNEVLGTSMFAPMVFGCQAPDSGNAEILAHYGTPEQKATYLQPLLDGEIGSCYVMTEPTGGSDPTSFRTRAVRDGDSWIINGEKWFNTAAQYAAFHIVMAVTDPEAAPHQRLSMFVVPADAPGLEIVKNFHVHGFSEHEAHLRFTDVRVPADHLLGAEGLGFIVAQTRLGGGRVHHAMRTVAMVRKAFDMMCERAVSRPMGSGVLGGKQMTQERIADSWIEMEQFRLLVLRTAWRIDKEQDYLKVRKDIAAIKVAMPRVMHDVARRALHLHGALGVSEDLPFVDMMNYAEVMAIADGPTEVHKITLAKEVLKQYTPADPVYPSGYRPALREQARELVARRLEHAVGNL, encoded by the coding sequence ATGGCTTGGGATTTCGAGACCGACCCGGACTATCAGAGGAAACTGGACTGGGTGGCCGAGTTCGTCCGCACCGAGGTGGAGCCGCTCGACCTGACCGACCTCAACCCGTACAACCGCACCGACCCGCAGGTGCGGGCGCTGCTGCGACCGTTGCAGGCGCAGGTCAGGGAGCAGGGCCTGTGGGCGTGCCACCTGGCCCCGGAGCTCGGCGGCCCCGGCTACGGGCAGCTGAAGCTGGCGCTGCTCAACGAGGTGCTGGGTACCTCGATGTTCGCGCCGATGGTGTTCGGTTGCCAGGCGCCGGATTCCGGCAACGCCGAGATCCTCGCCCACTACGGCACCCCGGAGCAGAAGGCGACATACCTGCAACCGCTGCTGGACGGCGAGATCGGCTCCTGTTACGTCATGACCGAGCCGACCGGCGGCTCCGACCCGACCAGCTTCCGCACCCGCGCGGTGCGCGACGGCGACTCCTGGATCATCAACGGCGAGAAGTGGTTCAATACCGCCGCCCAGTACGCCGCCTTCCACATCGTGATGGCGGTGACCGACCCCGAGGCCGCGCCGCACCAGCGGCTGTCGATGTTCGTCGTGCCCGCCGACGCCCCCGGCCTGGAGATCGTCAAGAACTTCCACGTGCACGGCTTCAGCGAACACGAGGCGCACCTGCGCTTCACCGATGTGCGCGTCCCCGCCGACCACCTGCTGGGGGCCGAGGGCCTGGGCTTCATCGTGGCGCAGACCCGGCTCGGCGGCGGCCGGGTGCATCACGCCATGCGCACGGTCGCCATGGTGCGCAAGGCATTCGACATGATGTGCGAGCGCGCGGTGTCGCGGCCGATGGGCAGCGGCGTCCTCGGCGGCAAGCAGATGACGCAGGAACGCATCGCCGACAGCTGGATCGAGATGGAACAGTTCCGGCTGCTGGTGCTGCGCACCGCCTGGCGCATCGACAAGGAGCAGGATTACCTGAAGGTGCGCAAGGACATTGCCGCCATCAAGGTCGCCATGCCCAGGGTCATGCACGATGTCGCCCGCCGCGCGCTGCACCTGCACGGCGCCCTCGGCGTCAGCGAGGATCTGCCGTTCGTCGACATGATGAACTACGCCGAGGTGATGGCGATCGCCGATGGACCCACCGAGGTGCACAAGATCACCCTCGCCAAGGAGGTACTGAAGCAGTACACGCCCGCGGATCCGGTGTACCCCAGCGGATATCGCCCCGCGCTGCGGGAGCAGGCGCGAGAGCTGGTGGCGCGCAGGCTGGAACACGCGGTCGGCAATCTGTGA